A section of the Anabaena cylindrica PCC 7122 genome encodes:
- a CDS encoding DUF928 domain-containing protein — MKYKFISFSWLMLALGFFGFNYPSFAQTILDYKPPKSEDEPPPTKPLGTRPGCKSEQMTAFKPKYDLGLTINERPTFWVYVPYSAKLPHSARLIIWNGQQNKVYETSFQLKNTPGIIGVRLPENAPNLVSGKTYGWDFWFSTDENNCKYYVNWWIKRVQVSDDLEKKINQAKTVRDRLIIYAEYGVWHDLFTDLAELYRIQPQNPQVQADWKTLLRDKDVDLDKFISEPIVK, encoded by the coding sequence ATGAAATATAAATTCATATCTTTCTCTTGGTTGATGTTAGCTTTAGGATTTTTTGGCTTTAATTACCCATCATTTGCACAAACTATATTAGATTATAAACCACCAAAAAGTGAGGATGAACCACCACCTACAAAACCACTAGGAACTCGTCCGGGATGTAAATCTGAGCAAATGACGGCTTTTAAACCTAAATATGATCTGGGATTAACTATTAATGAACGTCCGACTTTTTGGGTATATGTTCCTTATTCTGCTAAGTTACCACATTCGGCAAGATTGATTATTTGGAATGGACAACAAAATAAAGTTTATGAAACTAGTTTTCAGTTGAAAAATACACCAGGAATTATTGGGGTTCGTTTACCTGAAAATGCACCAAATTTAGTAAGTGGAAAAACCTATGGATGGGATTTTTGGTTTAGCACCGATGAAAATAATTGTAAATATTATGTCAACTGGTGGATTAAGCGTGTACAAGTATCTGATGATCTAGAAAAGAAAATTAATCAAGCCAAGACAGTGCGCGATCGCTTGATAATTTATGCAGAATATGGTGTGTGGCATGATCTTTTTACTGATTTAGCAGAACTATACCGCATCCAACCTCAAAATCCTCAAGTACAAGCTGATTGGAAAACTTTATTACGGGATAAAGATGTAGATTTAGATAAATTTATTTCTGAACCAATTGTTAAGTAA
- a CDS encoding CHASE2 domain-containing protein, with protein MFNPGLIIKNRYRVIKQIGQGGFGKTFEIDDRGKIKVLKVLDLKNFSNSSQRQTALSLFMREASVLMQLNHPGIPKVDNDGYFIWTHSTDEQYYCLVMEKIHGENLKDWMHKRNMQPINQDLAVDWLNQLLIILNYLHQNQYFHRDIKPANIIIKPDGKLVLIDFGAVREITYTLLHKLAASHDITILISPEGYTPQEQINGKALPQSDLFALGRTMVFLLTGLIPAQLPQEEVNDELIWRNKAPQISSEFADLIDNLIAVYPQDRPSNIEEIKKTLSNLIVLEKRQENYFLNKIKHSKLNNIYNIRLLYTMASQVLITSIVIGIRSLGWLHFWELKAFDQFLSLRPLENKDDRILLVTAGESEISKYKYPLPDEILLKVLQTLESYQPEVIGLNIYRDFPIKNDAKLLLPQWQNNQKLITTCFVSGKNSPEAPGISPPFGVPEARISFNDGIEDADGIYRRNLLFLPLVSSSKCSTRQSLSFVLAERYLQAQGIYAQTTADGYLQLGNAIFKPLKLTPGMYLKSQLGGEQILLNFRQTKNIADTVSISELLEGKVKSNLVKGRIVLIGMTDQNAPKFKVPDINKVFSDGEISALTMQAHMTSQILSTVIDHRILLSVWTQWSEIAWIHGWSILGSLLAWHFRSWLELYIGICSLISILYILCYIIFSQGFLIPLLPSALGLISTSLAGLLLKNSTNKAVNFSSLVIGK; from the coding sequence ATGTTTAATCCAGGGTTAATCATCAAAAATCGCTATCGGGTTATCAAACAAATAGGTCAAGGTGGATTTGGAAAAACTTTTGAAATTGATGATAGGGGTAAAATTAAAGTTTTAAAAGTCTTAGATTTGAAAAATTTTAGTAATTCCTCTCAAAGACAAACCGCTTTATCACTCTTTATGAGAGAAGCATCAGTATTAATGCAGTTAAATCATCCAGGAATTCCTAAAGTAGACAATGATGGCTATTTTATCTGGACTCATTCAACTGATGAGCAATACTATTGCTTAGTTATGGAAAAAATTCATGGAGAGAATTTAAAAGATTGGATGCACAAAAGAAATATGCAACCAATTAATCAAGATTTGGCTGTTGATTGGCTCAATCAATTATTAATAATTCTCAATTATCTGCATCAAAATCAATATTTTCATCGAGATATTAAACCTGCCAACATTATAATTAAACCAGATGGTAAATTGGTCTTAATTGATTTTGGTGCAGTCAGAGAAATTACATATACACTATTACACAAACTAGCGGCTAGCCATGACATTACTATTTTAATTTCACCTGAAGGTTACACACCTCAAGAACAAATTAATGGTAAAGCTTTACCGCAATCAGATTTATTTGCTCTTGGAAGAACTATGGTGTTTTTGTTAACAGGTCTAATTCCTGCTCAACTTCCTCAAGAGGAAGTTAATGATGAGTTAATTTGGCGAAATAAAGCGCCACAAATATCTTCAGAGTTTGCTGATTTAATTGATAATTTAATAGCTGTGTATCCACAAGATAGACCATCTAATATTGAAGAAATTAAGAAAACATTATCAAATTTAATAGTTTTAGAAAAAAGGCAAGAAAATTATTTTTTGAATAAAATTAAGCATTCAAAATTAAACAATATTTATAATATTCGATTGTTGTACACAATGGCGAGTCAAGTATTAATAACAAGTATAGTTATAGGAATTAGATCATTGGGTTGGTTGCATTTTTGGGAACTAAAAGCTTTCGACCAATTCTTATCATTACGTCCTCTGGAAAATAAAGATGATCGAATTTTATTAGTGACAGCAGGTGAATCAGAAATTAGTAAATACAAATATCCGTTACCAGATGAAATTTTATTAAAAGTTTTGCAAACATTAGAATCTTATCAACCGGAAGTGATTGGTTTAAATATATATCGGGATTTTCCAATTAAAAATGATGCCAAATTATTATTACCCCAATGGCAAAATAATCAAAAATTAATTACTACTTGTTTTGTTAGTGGTAAAAATTCTCCAGAAGCACCAGGAATTTCTCCTCCTTTTGGTGTTCCAGAAGCAAGAATTAGTTTTAATGATGGAATTGAAGATGCTGATGGAATTTATCGCCGAAATTTATTATTTTTACCTCTAGTTTCCAGTTCCAAATGTTCAACACGACAATCTTTAAGTTTTGTACTGGCAGAACGTTATTTACAAGCACAAGGTATCTACGCACAAACAACAGCAGATGGTTATTTACAATTAGGTAATGCCATTTTTAAACCCTTAAAGCTAACTCCTGGTATGTATCTAAAATCTCAATTAGGTGGTGAGCAAATTCTATTAAATTTTCGTCAAACCAAGAATATTGCTGATACAGTATCTATCAGTGAATTATTAGAAGGTAAGGTTAAATCAAATTTAGTTAAAGGTCGCATTGTTTTGATTGGTATGACTGACCAAAATGCACCTAAGTTTAAAGTTCCTGATATTAATAAAGTATTTTCTGACGGTGAAATATCAGCTTTAACGATGCAAGCACATATGACTAGTCAAATTCTGAGTACAGTAATTGATCATCGAATTTTATTATCAGTTTGGACTCAATGGTCTGAGATCGCATGGATACATGGATGGTCTATTTTAGGTAGTTTATTAGCTTGGCATTTCCGGTCTTGGTTAGAGTTATATATAGGTATATGTAGCCTAATTTCTATATTATACATATTATGTTATATTATTTTCTCACAAGGATTTTTGATTCCTTTATTACCATCAGCTTTAGGTTTAATTTCAACAAGTTTAGCTGGCTTATTACTAAAAAATTCTACAAATAAAGCAGTAAATTTTTCTAGTTTAGTGATTGGTAAATAA
- a CDS encoding NB-ARC domain-containing protein, which yields MNSEEALSLLNDLFNKQSKAPLTSLEKAIICQSWEEKKYEEMTDIGYSSNYISKDSAPKLWKKISDVLGEKVSKNNLRVVLENLPPKKSLSKLETQEEFVTQSASVSVNNISAVQDWRNMVNLDIFGRDEELAILKNWIVKDECQLVAISGMGGIGKTTLIGNFIQDLVKNKEDIFTKIIWLSLEYSPTLENLLTEILDLLSPEQHLVPSIANLVDKLRSHRCLIILDAVENIFAEDSLAGKYRQGYEQYGNLFKQISNSEHQSCLLLTTVEIPREFSLLPVINSPVRLLKLQGLKIQSAKDILRKRGLTEEEGWETLIKLYRGNPLALKIVSPIILDFFNGKVINFLDENTTFVGHIVELLNKQFMRLSDLEKRLLYYLAERKKPINFAHLHSDFDQNLSKSQLLTVLESLFMRSLIEKNTENRESFFTLQPVIQKYVQNHHH from the coding sequence ATGAATAGTGAAGAAGCATTAAGTTTATTGAATGATTTATTTAATAAGCAGAGTAAAGCGCCATTAACTTCGCTTGAAAAAGCAATTATTTGTCAAAGTTGGGAAGAGAAAAAATATGAAGAGATGACAGATATTGGTTATTCCTCTAATTATATAAGCAAGGATAGTGCGCCAAAGTTATGGAAGAAAATTTCTGATGTTTTAGGGGAGAAGGTCAGTAAAAATAATTTACGAGTAGTATTAGAAAATTTACCACCGAAAAAATCATTATCTAAATTAGAAACACAGGAAGAATTTGTTACGCAAAGTGCAAGTGTATCAGTTAATAATATTTCTGCTGTACAAGATTGGCGAAATATGGTTAATTTGGATATATTTGGACGTGATGAAGAATTGGCGATCTTGAAAAATTGGATTGTTAAAGATGAATGTCAATTGGTAGCAATTTCCGGTATGGGAGGAATAGGAAAAACCACATTAATAGGAAATTTTATTCAAGATTTAGTTAAAAATAAAGAGGATATATTTACCAAGATTATTTGGCTTTCTCTGGAATATTCCCCGACTTTAGAAAATCTTTTAACAGAAATTCTCGATTTACTTTCACCTGAGCAGCATTTAGTTCCATCTATTGCGAATCTGGTAGATAAGTTGCGATCGCATCGTTGTTTAATTATTCTTGATGCTGTAGAAAATATCTTTGCTGAAGATAGTTTAGCAGGTAAATATCGTCAAGGATATGAACAGTATGGTAATTTATTCAAACAAATTAGCAACTCTGAACATCAAAGTTGTTTATTATTAACAACTGTTGAAATTCCTAGAGAATTTTCTTTGTTACCAGTAATTAATAGTCCTGTACGTCTATTAAAACTTCAAGGTTTAAAAATTCAATCAGCGAAAGATATACTCCGCAAACGAGGGTTGACTGAAGAAGAAGGTTGGGAAACGTTAATTAAATTATATCGTGGTAATCCTTTAGCATTAAAAATAGTATCACCTATAATTTTAGATTTTTTTAATGGTAAAGTAATTAATTTTTTGGATGAGAATACTACCTTTGTTGGGCATATTGTGGAATTATTAAATAAACAGTTTATGCGATTATCTGATTTAGAAAAACGATTGCTTTACTATCTAGCTGAAAGAAAAAAACCGATCAATTTTGCTCACTTACATTCAGATTTTGATCAGAATCTCTCTAAGTCGCAATTACTAACAGTTTTGGAGTCTTTATTCATGCGATCGCTCATAGAAAAGAATACTGAAAATAGAGAATCTTTTTTTACTCTTCAACCAGTAATTCAAAAATATGTTCAGAATCATCATCATTAA
- a CDS encoding beta strand repeat-containing protein: MLINQDVTNQANLNSLSGLGNHNFENPIQPDWIGFGSQKFLTLADETLINRWDHNIDSMPVLTYTPESVFQTVNIVNRPIDTTKSTLTGLINNPPLDNISSVSLTLAPSTTYNINTSQNSDSFILSDSHAQSSSALDIDVVLIGSSQIGAGQSTTMQVQFSDPTAKARGILIKGFTGLTSGARLVAIPEEFWGGGTFEFQAAHTSFFGGDETTSTFSAELLDQANIVSLTLTDTTYDEDTGDEPTITLLAQRGLSSGLIPVQVVPVVDANNQFGRWLSGTTNLTPTVTISATDANAAETATGITANPGKFTLSRTGSTTSSLTVNYTVSGTATKGTDYNNLTGSVVFAAGASTAVININPINDTLVETNETVILNLTANSAYTLGTSKAATVIIADNDKPTVTISATDANAAETATGITANTGKFTLSRTGSTTSSLTVNYTVSGTATKGTDYNNLTGSVVFAAGASTAVININPINDALVETNETVILTLAANSAYTLGTTKAATVTIADNDKLEKPTITIKSTDANAAETATGITANPGKFTITRTGSTANSLTAYYTVAGTATKGTDYNNLTSSVVFAAGASTAVININPINDALVETNETVILNLTANSAYTLGTTKAATVTIADNDKPTVTISATDANAAETATGITANPGKFTITRTGSTTSSLTVNYTVSGTASKGTDYNNLTGSVVFAAGASTAVININPINDTLVETNETVILTLAANSAYTLGTSKAATVTIADNDSVSSLAEISNLSFSGKEGDIGTFGIRLSQAPTSNVTVTFNHGGFLTIDADNIIDNGTQKTLTFTPSNWNVNKTVRFIAEVDGSSANRTSGNTISYNLSGGKTGTGSYNLGTITNTYAPDNTKFNIDLDFRNDYLGFWTSARKTIAKKAADDWAVRIADEFSAMTLNQSEIVTMQNPTNFNPDNSFDFTANRYVDDLVIFVGVFSQWDDASGLGNGWINYPESLPRYGMVVIDAKDSLTDSLLYEVFSHEIGHALAMLWAKPELIDYSNSSTPIFKGEYTRTANGGSYISLRDGVHPADNVNSIMSYGDLATAPTNIDFAMLADSGYRVYGFNA; this comes from the coding sequence ATGCTTATTAATCAAGACGTGACAAATCAGGCTAATCTGAATTCTCTTTCTGGATTAGGTAATCACAATTTTGAAAATCCTATTCAACCAGATTGGATAGGATTCGGTTCACAGAAATTTTTGACCTTAGCAGATGAGACACTAATCAATAGATGGGATCACAATATTGATTCCATGCCAGTATTGACGTACACTCCTGAAAGTGTTTTCCAGACTGTTAATATAGTTAATCGGCCAATTGATACTACCAAAAGCACCTTAACAGGATTAATAAATAATCCTCCATTGGACAATATATCCAGTGTATCATTAACTCTTGCCCCTAGTACAACCTATAACATTAACACTAGTCAAAATAGTGACAGTTTTATTCTTTCAGATAGTCATGCTCAAAGTTCAAGTGCTTTAGATATAGATGTAGTTCTTATTGGATCTAGCCAAATTGGTGCAGGTCAATCTACCACTATGCAAGTACAATTTTCTGACCCGACTGCTAAAGCTAGGGGAATCTTAATCAAAGGTTTCACAGGTTTAACAAGCGGTGCCAGATTAGTAGCCATTCCAGAAGAATTTTGGGGAGGAGGAACATTTGAGTTTCAAGCTGCTCACACAAGCTTTTTTGGAGGTGATGAAACGACTTCTACCTTCAGCGCAGAACTGTTAGACCAGGCAAATATTGTCAGCCTTACCCTGACAGATACAACTTACGATGAAGATACGGGAGATGAGCCAACTATTACCCTTTTAGCACAACGTGGATTAAGTTCGGGGTTAATTCCAGTCCAAGTTGTACCAGTTGTTGATGCGAACAATCAGTTTGGTAGATGGTTAAGTGGTACTACTAATCTAACTCCAACAGTCACCATTAGTGCTACAGATGCAAATGCAGCAGAAACAGCAACTGGAATTACAGCTAATCCTGGGAAGTTTACCTTATCTCGCACAGGTAGTACAACTTCATCATTAACAGTTAATTACACTGTATCTGGTACTGCAACCAAGGGAACAGATTACAACAACTTAACAGGTAGTGTGGTTTTTGCTGCTGGTGCATCAACGGCAGTTATTAATATTAATCCCATTAACGATACTTTAGTTGAAACTAATGAAACTGTCATCCTCAATTTAACTGCAAATAGTGCTTATACTCTGGGAACAAGTAAAGCTGCAACGGTGATAATTGCTGATAATGACAAACCAACAGTCACCATTAGTGCTACAGATGCAAATGCAGCAGAAACAGCAACTGGAATTACAGCTAATACTGGGAAGTTTACCTTATCTCGCACAGGTAGTACAACTTCATCATTAACAGTTAATTACACTGTGTCTGGTACTGCAACCAAGGGAACGGATTACAACAACTTAACAGGTAGTGTGGTTTTTGCTGCTGGTGCATCAACGGCAGTTATTAATATTAATCCCATTAACGATGCTTTAGTTGAAACCAATGAAACTGTCATCCTCACTTTAGCTGCAAATAGTGCTTATACTCTGGGAACAACTAAAGCTGCAACGGTGACAATTGCTGATAATGACAAACTGGAAAAACCGACAATTACCATCAAATCTACAGATGCGAATGCAGCAGAAACAGCAACTGGAATTACAGCTAATCCTGGGAAGTTTACAATTACTCGTACTGGGAGTACAGCTAATTCTTTAACTGCTTACTATACAGTAGCTGGTACTGCTACCAAGGGAACGGATTACAACAACTTAACAAGTAGTGTGGTTTTTGCTGCTGGTGCATCAACGGCAGTTATTAATATTAATCCCATTAACGATGCTTTAGTTGAAACCAATGAAACTGTCATCCTCAATTTAACTGCAAATAGTGCTTATACTCTGGGAACCACTAAAGCTGCAACGGTGACAATTGCTGATAATGACAAACCAACAGTCACCATTAGTGCTACAGATGCAAATGCAGCAGAAACAGCAACTGGAATTACAGCTAATCCTGGTAAATTTACAATTACTCGCACAGGTAGTACAACTTCATCATTAACAGTTAATTACACTGTGTCTGGTACTGCCAGCAAGGGAACAGATTACAACAACTTAACAGGTAGTGTGGTTTTTGCTGCTGGTGCATCAACGGCAGTTATTAATATTAATCCCATTAACGATACTTTAGTTGAAACTAATGAAACTGTCATCCTGACTTTAGCTGCAAATAGTGCTTATACGTTGGGAACAAGTAAAGCTGCAACGGTGACAATTGCTGATAATGATTCTGTGAGTAGTTTAGCTGAAATTAGCAATCTCAGCTTTAGTGGTAAGGAAGGAGATATTGGGACATTTGGAATTCGTTTAAGTCAAGCACCAACTAGCAATGTGACTGTGACTTTTAACCACGGTGGTTTTCTAACCATTGATGCTGACAATATCATTGATAATGGTACGCAAAAAACTCTAACTTTTACACCTTCTAATTGGAATGTTAATAAAACTGTAAGGTTTATTGCTGAGGTAGATGGTTCTAGTGCTAATCGCACTTCAGGAAATACAATTAGCTACAATTTAAGTGGCGGAAAAACTGGTACTGGTAGCTACAACTTAGGGACGATTACTAATACTTATGCACCAGATAATACTAAATTTAATATTGATTTAGATTTCCGCAATGACTATTTAGGTTTCTGGACATCTGCAAGAAAGACAATTGCTAAAAAAGCGGCAGATGATTGGGCTGTGCGTATTGCTGATGAATTTAGTGCTATGACTTTAAATCAAAGTGAAATTGTTACTATGCAAAACCCGACTAACTTTAATCCTGATAACTCATTTGATTTTACAGCTAATCGCTATGTTGATGATTTAGTAATATTTGTAGGTGTTTTTTCTCAATGGGATGATGCTAGTGGTCTTGGTAATGGCTGGATAAATTATCCCGAATCACTGCCACGATATGGCATGGTGGTTATTGATGCTAAAGATAGTTTGACGGATTCACTTTTATATGAAGTTTTTTCCCATGAAATAGGTCATGCTTTAGCGATGCTATGGGCAAAACCAGAATTAATTGATTATAGCAATTCTTCAACACCTATATTTAAAGGTGAATATACAAGAACTGCTAATGGTGGTTCTTATATTTCACTGCGAGATGGTGTTCATCCTGCCGATAATGTCAATTCAATCATGTCTTATGGTGACTTAGCTACTGCACCTACTAATATTGATTTTGCAATGTTAGCAGACAGTGGGTATAGAGTTTACGGTTTTAATGCTTGA